GGCCTCAACCACTTCTTCTGCACATTCTCTCGCCAGAGTTTGTTTATCCCCATATGAGTACACACGTGCCAAGGTCGCACAAATAGCATAGTAGTTCATCCGAAATCCCCGGTACATATAGAACAAATCATCCGGCAAATAGGAATCACCGGATCCCCGTCCCCCTTCTATTCTTAATCTGGTACTCATCCATACTTTATGATTGCCGGTCGTATCAAAAGGAGCAACCAAATCTTTGGCTTTAAGCAAGTCCCGTTCTATTTTTTCTAAAATCACGGGAACACTTGCTCTAGCCTCAGAGGTTGATCCGTATCTTTCATAGTACGGGATATATCCTTTGTCATCCGCAACTTTAGGAGCCGGGGCAAACAAACGTAACATATCGAAATGCAAATAAGCCCGCAAGGCCAGTGCCTCCCCGTGAATCATATTCCGTTCTTCCTCTCCACCAGCAAATTTGGACGGATTTTCCCCGTCAATCCGGGCAATGATATTATTACAGTTTGCGATAGAATTGTAGGCTTGAGACCAAAAAGCCTCGCTGATATTCTTCACGACTTGAACATTGTATTTCCCCAGTAACACATCATAATACTCGTGATTACTACAATCATAATAAATCGTCAACGGATCATACACCCATCCCATCACGTCCACAAATCCCCAAGTTAATTCCCTTCCGTACATTTGGGTGGTTGCCATATCCCGATACACTCCATTCAACGCATTCCGGTAACCGTCTCCATTGGCGAACAGAGTCTCTTCGTTTACCTGGTCGTCAGGTGCTACATCCAACCATTGCTCACATGAACTCAACATGATCGGCAACAGTACAGCTAATATTATCTTATTTATCTTCATATTCTATTGATTTCTAATTTTCTAAATAACGTTGAGCCGTTTTAGAACGTCGCTTTTATTGAAAAATTCACGGATCTGGCAAAAGGATAACTAAGTCCGCGTTCCGCCTTAACGGAAGAGATCCGCAAAAGGTCATTAGCCCCTATTTCCAAACGTAACATACCTAAATGAGCCTTTTTAATCAATTCTTGATCAAAATCATACCCTAGTGTAATCGAATTTAATGTCACAACATTATAATCCTGTACAAAACGCTCGGTCGGATTCGTAGTCTCAATGGATCCTCTCCCGGTTTCCAAAGCTTTGTATTTTGCTTTATCACCCGGATTTTTCCAACGGCTGGTAAACACCCGTTTATCTATATTTGAGCTGTATAAATTAGCATTCTCCACTTTGTCTACCAAAGTCTGGTTATATTGTTGCCCCCCGAACTCATACATAAACGTCGTGTACAATGTGAAGTTTTTATAGTTCACGTTAAAACCAAACGTTCCTTGTGCCTTGGGTTCTGTATTTCCCACAACAACCTGTTCAGAGCTATTCCACGTGTAAGTAACAGAACCGTCACGATTGACTAGAATCTCCTGTCCGGTAGCCGGATCTATCCCCAAAGATCTCATCGCATAGATAGAGGTCAACGATCCTCCTTCCGTGTATTTTGTGATGGGTTTGGAAGTGGACCCGTCGAATGCATTCGACTCGGCAAAATCCTTGTCAACCGCATCATTATAAGCTTTCAAGCTCTCGGAAACTTTTAATATCTCATTTTTATTATGAGCTAGGTTAGCAAACACGGAAACATACCAGTCATTGTTACGGAAAAGATCACTTTTAAATTGAATCTCATACCCTTTATTCATTATCTCTCCCAAATTATCCATGTAAGTCGTGAACCCTGCCGCACTTTCAATGGTCACATCATTAATTAGATCCACCGTTTTCTTACGATAATAAGAGAACTCCAGTTGGAAGGCTCCATTAAACAGTTGTATATCTATACCTAAATCTAACTCTTTCGTTTTTTCCCAAGCAAGATCCTTATTCCCCAAAGCC
The window above is part of the Butyricimonas paravirosa genome. Proteins encoded here:
- a CDS encoding RagB/SusD family nutrient uptake outer membrane protein, which encodes MKINKIILAVLLPIMLSSCEQWLDVAPDDQVNEETLFANGDGYRNALNGVYRDMATTQMYGRELTWGFVDVMGWVYDPLTIYYDCSNHEYYDVLLGKYNVQVVKNISEAFWSQAYNSIANCNNIIARIDGENPSKFAGGEEERNMIHGEALALRAYLHFDMLRLFAPAPKVADDKGYIPYYERYGSTSEARASVPVILEKIERDLLKAKDLVAPFDTTGNHKVWMSTRLRIEGGRGSGDSYLPDDLFYMYRGFRMNYYAICATLARVYSYGDKQTLARECAEEVVEATYPQSSYNTQCFTFTGGGSYNSNYKLYDGVIFGLSNQKLIDDYSNYLGTANDIKLPVYYDAIIYNENYDEVDTEDARLTLFSVVDDYYYYSKKYTTQVGNSYGEDLIPMIRLSEMYYIISEALYTEGQTQSGIDKLDEVRMARGIRGGKLQIESLEEMQKAILRDARRDFIGEGQLFYYYKKYDMTPNDWGYTIGRVLPLPDNQLIH